The region GATATACAGCATCCGCAGCGCGTGCAGGAAAGGCTTAAACAAACATCTGAGAGCAAAAAAGGCAAAATATATTCAGTGCAGAAAAAAGAAGCAGAGAATAACATAAGTTCACTTCATCGGAATGTCGATTTGCAGACCTCTTTGAAAACAAATGAATTTTATTCTCTGGACGAAGCACAGCCTGCTGAGGAAATACAAAATTCTATTGAAGCAGTTGTTCATCAGACGCAGACTATTGTCAATGGCTCGATGGTTAAATTAAGACTTACGAATGATATTTTTCTCCAAGGAACAATGATACCCAGAAATACTTTTCTGTATGGTATTGCGGCTTTAAAAGGGGAGAGGCTGGAGGTAAAAATCACAAACATCCAGTACAATAATTCGATATTTCCCGTCGAGCTGGCAGTCTATGACATGGACGGGATTGACGGCATCTATATTCCCGGAGCGATTAACAGGGATGTGGCTAAGGCATCAGCTGACAGATCCATTCAGACACTCGGTCTTACCGGGATTTCGGATTCTTGGGGTGCACAGGCCGCAGGTATGGGCATCGAGGCAGCCAAAAGTCTGATGAGCAAAAAGGTAAAACTCATAAAAGTGGTTGTAAAGGCAGGGTATCAGGTGCTGCTGTATGATGAAAAACAAAAGAATTTAAAACCTTAAAAGAGAGAAAATATGAAAAGAGCGAATTATTTGTTTTTAATCAGCGTGCTGCTGGTTTGTGTGTCAGTTAATCCGCAGTCAAACGCAAGGGAAACTGTCTTTTACCAAGACCAGTATAAAAATCTACAAGTAGGTTTTTCTAAAACCACAAGTATTATTTTTCCTTATACAATCAAGAGCATAGATAAAG is a window of Flavobacterium crocinum DNA encoding:
- the traM gene encoding conjugative transposon protein TraM, which translates into the protein MQEKTLSPKESKKRKMLLMLPLITFPFLTFLFYSLGGGRMESKMAGNDERKGFNFNLPLPKFKEDSALDKMSYYDQAAVDSIKLREQIKKDPNYIDNKVSEDKADSFSTSDFESRMLPKNRSAFNSQSFQDRNEQKVYEKLRALENIISQPAVPAYGQDMREFENYGTSSGESEEIKKLEGLMSTMSTPQEPDPELQQLGGMLENILDIQHPQRVQERLKQTSESKKGKIYSVQKKEAENNISSLHRNVDLQTSLKTNEFYSLDEAQPAEEIQNSIEAVVHQTQTIVNGSMVKLRLTNDIFLQGTMIPRNTFLYGIAALKGERLEVKITNIQYNNSIFPVELAVYDMDGIDGIYIPGAINRDVAKASADRSIQTLGLTGISDSWGAQAAGMGIEAAKSLMSKKVKLIKVVVKAGYQVLLYDEKQKNLKP